Within Triticum dicoccoides isolate Atlit2015 ecotype Zavitan chromosome 1B, WEW_v2.0, whole genome shotgun sequence, the genomic segment TCAAGGTAAAAAGTACATCTTGGTCATGGATGATGTTTGGGATGCACACGCTTGGTTGGAGATAAGGAAGGTCTTCCCAACTTCTAACTGCACATGCCGATTTGTTATTACATCAAGAAAGTATGAAGTGTCATGCTTGGCAACTGGGGATCATACAATTCACTTGGAACCACTAAAAGCACATCACTCGTGGGTGTTGTTTTGTAAAGGAGCTTTTTGGAATGATGTTGACCAACAGTGTCCACCGGAGTTGCAAGAATTGGCTTCGAAGTTCTTAGCAAAGTGTCAAGGCTTGCCTATTGCTATTGCATGCATTGGCCGCCTACTCTCCTGCAAACCCCGAACTCCAGCCGAATGGGAGAATGTGTACAGGGGTTTGGATTCGCAGTTGACGAAAGATGTAATGCCTGATTGTCATATGATCCTAAAGGTCAGCCTGGAGGATCTTCCGTACGACTTGAAGAATTGTTTCTTATACTGTGCACTGCTCCCAGAAGACTATGTATTAAGGAGGAAGGTGACAACGAGGCAGTGGATTGCAGCAGGGTTCATCAGGGGAAAGGAAGAGaacaacaagttggaggaagtggcCGAGGGATACTTGACTGAGCTTGTGAACAGAAGCTTATTAAAGGTAGTTGAAAGGAATCATCTCGGACGACTGAAACACTGTCGGATGCATGATGTCATACGCCTTGTTGCCCTCAACAAAGCCAAGGAGGAACGGTTTGGTGAAGTTTACAATGGCTCTTCTGCTGGAGCATTCTCTGTAGAGGGTGCACGTCGCATAACGGTTCTAGGGGAAAACCTTGAACAACTGAGCCGGTCTGGTGCAACACATCTCCGTGTGCTCCATGTATTTGGGACTTATATCAATACTGATTTGCTGAAGCCTATCCTAACATCTTCAAAGTTGATGTCGACATTGGATCTGCAAGGTACTCGTATCAAAATGCTTCCCAGTGAGGTATTCAACTTGTTTAATCTGCGTTATTTGGGTATTAGAGATACCGAGATTGAAAGCCTGCCTGAAGAAGTGGGGAGGTTACAAAACTTGGAAGTCTTAGATGCTTCCAGATCCAAGCTGACGTATTTTCCAAACAATGTTGTAAGACTTCAAAAGTTGAGATACCTAATGGCATCTATTGATGGTGGACATGACAGATTAGAAATTGGAAACATAAGCGTAGTCAAGGTGCCTAGTGGCATGCAACATTTGGCAAGACTGAGGTCTCTTAAGTTTGTCAAAGCCAGTTCAGAGTttctacgtgaagttgcagctctgACAGAGCTAAGATCATTCAGTGTCTCCAACGTGAGAAGTGAACAAACATCTGACTTGAGCAATGCTATCAGCAGAATGAGCCATCTTATTCATCTCGAAATTGTCGCTGCAACTGAGAATGAGGTGCTGCGGCTAGAAGGACTACATTTACCTCCAACGCTTTCTTGGCTTGGTATAGCCGGGCAGCTAGAAAAAACATCGACGCCTCAACTTTTCTCTTCTTGGTCACACCTCAATAACCTTACTCGGTTGGACCTGGCATTCTCCAATATTGACGAGGACAACTTTTCCTATCTCTGCGTGTTAAGTGGTTTACACTTTCTTTCGCTAGCGAAGGCTTTTGGCGGAAAGAGGTTAGATTTTCATGCAGGGTCATTTCCAGAACTTACGAATCTATACATATTGGGCGCAACACAACTCAGCCAGGTTAAAATAGAGGAGGGCGCGATGCAAAACCTCACCCACCTATGGTTAAGATATTGTCCCGAGCTAAAGTTTCGTCCTTGTGGCATTGAACATCTTAGAGCCCTTGAGGAATTATTTCTGACAGACACATACCAGAGATTCAGGTGAATGCAGCGAAGATATAATGAACATTAGCCATATAAGGAATGTTACAGTTGTACTGAGCCGTAAAGGGCTTTGGGAAAGGATTAGGTGATCATTGCTATTCACAAGGTTAGGGTTCCGCTGTTTCATCTTTTGTGTAGATATTATAAGTTGGCAGAATAAGACAGCAATTGGTAGCTAGTAATGGCTGATTCGAATTTGTTAAGAGTTTGTCTACTAAAGCTAGTTAACGTGATTCCTTTCACCATGCCCATGTGTACCTTCTTCATCTAGAGTAGAAATAGAAACATGCAACTACAAAGCCCATAACTGCTAGGACCCTCGTATTAATAGAGTAGGAATGATCATGCAGTTTCCTTTTTCCTCCTATTAATGTATATTATGTTGGTTCTAGGATATGTGTGCTTTCCACCTCTCTAGGGAGGGTTCAAGTCCTCATGGACTCGATCGAATTTGAGTCCAATTTGTTCTCTGTTAACATAAGTTATAGTTCATCCTACATGCATGCTCTTTCATCTAAAGTCTGTCAAAGAAAACCGATGTTTGCCTTTCATACTTATTCTGAATTAAGAGGTAGTATTTGCAAAGATACAAAGGTTCATTCACTCCCCTGACTGAACCTTCTGCGATTATTATCAGAGACATTTTGCTCACTGAGGATTCCTGCTTTGGATCGAAGACGAGAAGATCAAATCTGGATCCGGTTATTGAAGGACAATATAGAGATATATTTCCCTGACCCGACGATTTCCTAGCCGCAAGGAAGAAAAAAGAAGTCGGCATACTTCTGCAACAATGCCAATctatgtcatcttcttcttcagcatgtCTGCATTTACGCATTTTTTCCACGCATGTACTTGATGTAACCGATTCTTCGCTGATCCATCTTTCGAGCTTTTCAGTTTGTGTACTGCAGTTGGCACTTGTAATCCGTATAAGCTGTATCTGTTCCTCATTATTCAGCAGGCATATGCTGCTTGAAACGCATTCTGCAATTATGTTGATGTAAGTTAAAGACTGCATTCGACTTATTAGAAGATTAAGACTGCTTTCAGTTTCGTGAGGAAATCGGGGAGCTGAGATTTCTCCTGTAATCGACACTTTTTGGGGGTCTTATTCATCGCGTTGGAATTGGATGTATGAATGCTCATCCATAATGCAAATTTCCTCTCTTTTATGAGAAGGATATAAAGGTGCTATTTTTTCACCTCTCCCGTCACGGGGAAAATGGAAATCTTTCCAAGAACTAGGACAGGTGGTTAATAATTTTATTTCAGAATCCGCATCTAAgagtaataataaataaataaataaataaacgtgTAATGACAAGTGCAGGGCCAGGAAGGCAGTGTGTGACAGGGACAGGGGCTGCCACTTGCCACTAGTACATAGCAAAGCAGTGGACAAGTAGTACAACAACAGCAGCTTCAGGAACATATTCACTGGGTGCAACTGCAACAATGCCAAGGCATGTCGTCTTCGTCCACGTATTTTACGCTGTGTGAAATAAGTAATCTGCTCATCAGTTTCTGTTGCCTAGCTACTTTCTTTGGCATTCTTAGGCATGTCTGCATGTACGCATGCATGTCTGTACCTGATGCGACAAATTCTTGGCGAGTACCTGCATGTGCTTCTTCGCTGATCCATCTTTCAGTTTGTGTACTGCAGCTGGCACTTGTAATCTATATATGCTCTAATCATTACTGAGCAAATACAACTATCTATTGCTTATTATTCAGCACGCATATGGCCATATGCTGGTGGAAACTCAATTTGGAAGTATGTTCTTGTAAATTAAAGACTTCATTCAATGAATTCGTGATGAAATCGGGGAGCTGAGTTGTGCTCCTCCTATGGATTTTTTTTTTGCGTGTATTTGTTGCAACGGAATCGGAATGTATTCAAGTTAGCTTCTTTGTGATATTGATGGAATGTTCATCCATAGTGCAAACTTCTCTTCTTTTAATGAAAATGGACATCAGTTGTGAGAAAAAGTATTTGCTTCTCCAAAAAACTAATAGAGGTTCTCCTTTTTATTTCGAGCTAAATTTAACTGAAATTACTCCATTTGTGTCTCTCATGACAAGTGCAGGGCCAGGAAGGCAGTTTGTGACAAAGCAATGGATAACAACAATAGCAGCTGCAGTCTCAGGAACATATATCCGAACTGCTGGTGTTGGTACAGAAGACTCTTCTGCCCCATCTATGGGGTAACTGACAGTGTCCACACATTCTTCAGACATGAGCAACGTCAGTGTTACCGTAATTTCCACACGGCGCCCCTTGTCGCATCATACAAGTGGCATTCAGCAAGACTGGATTGCACCAAGTCTATGCAGCCACTACAGTACGGCAGGGGGTTCCATTAAATGAGAGTTGGAATAATTCTTCCTGCATAAGATCGAAGACTACATGCAAGATCAGTCTTGGCTCTGGTTCTTGAAGGCGATTATGTAGTATAGtgtaaaaaatgctcttatattatgggatggagggagtagttccaCAACCACCACGATTTCttagctgcaaagaagaagaaaaatatctGTATCTTCGCGATACTTGGTGGTGCGCAGTTCTGAAAGGGGAGAATATGACAGGCTCTCCAACATTGCACATATTTGTATAGTTTCTGTAGCATGCTGAATTTTCTTCATTATAGCATGGCAATATGATGCCGGAAACTCGACCATGATGCCAAGCCTCGATGATAGATGTCGCCATAGCACTGGCAGTGGTGCGAAATATTTCTGGCTCTGATTCACTCGCTGGAATTCAGAGAACTAGAGTATTTGGTCCTGATTCACTCAATTATAGGAATTGGAGAACAAGAAAAAGAAGGAAATCTTGAGAGCCAGGTAGTTGGTAGCCGCCGTTGTTGCCATGCCGTGATCGAACTTCAATGTCTGCACCTGATGCGACGGATTCTTCACTGATCCATCTTTCGAACTTTTCAGTCTTTGTATTGTCGTTGTCACTTGTAATCTGTATAAGATGTAACCATTGCTTTGCAATATTCATCAGGCAGGCACGGTGGAACTTTGGTCATGAGAGCATGGCCATATGCTGCTTGAAACCCGATCTGGAATTATGTTGCTGTAAACTAAAACTGTGTTCATATTTCTTTGGGTCTCATTTGTCGCACTGGAATCGGAATGTAAGTTAGCTTTCAGTGATTTTTGATGGAATGTCCTCTGTTTTCCTAAGAAAAGAAACAAAGTTGTCCAAACAAAGATTTGTTTTCCCAGAAAGTAATATTTTCTCTTTCTCTCACCTTTCCCATCGCAGGGGGATATCCTTCAGAGGACGTGGCCTCAAGTGGTTTGAACATCTAATTTTTTTTTGCCTTGTCGGTCGGAACTTGTATCAATAATAGTAATAAGTAAATAAGCAATTGTATAATTTACAATTAACTGAAATTACTCGATTTGTGATAAGTGCTGATCCATAAAGGCAGTATGTGACAGGGGCTGCCATATAGTACAAAGCAAAGAAGTGGACAAGAACAATGGCAGCTTCAGGACCACATCAGCATTTCTGGAATTGGGACAGAAGACTCTTCCGCCCCGTCTACTGGGTAACTGATAGTGTCCACACATTCTTCAGACTTGGCCAACATCAGTGTTACTGGAATTTCCACGCGGCGCCCCTCATCACACGCGCACAAGTGGCATTCTGCAGGACTGGGCTGCACCAAGTCTATGCAACCACTACAACACggagtgaattgcagaaaaccaccacatttggggtTAGCTTTGCGGAAAACTACCTAGTCCGTAATTATTTGCCAAACGCACCGCAGATTCAGTAAACTTGTTGCAAATAGCACTGATGAGGTGATCTGGCCCGTTTGATCACTTTCTGACAAGTGGGGTCAGATTGTAAGAAGCTGACTTGGCAAAGTTTTGACATACAGGCCCCTGGATCTAAAACGAAAAAGCAATCAGAGCCCCCCTGCTTCGACCCCGTCTGGATCGGGAGAGCCAGAGCCCCCGAGCTACCCACCCCCCGCGCCACTCCgacgacctcgtcgccggcgaccaccgctgCCCTGTCTaccatctccttcctcctcccttttcttttcttctccacCGCTGCCTCGTCTACCATCGGCGACGGCCGGGAAGGCGAGAGGTGAGGCCGCGTTGGCCGGGATTGATGACGCGGGTTGCCATGGTTGTGGATCTCGCCGTCGCGCGCACGGACCCGTGACGCGCGCAGAGAGAGGAAAGGAGGAGGCGTTCCCCGGCGAGGCCGACCTCGCCGGCGCAGACGGCTGCGCAGTGGAGGAGGTCCCTGCGAAGAGCTCCTCGACAGTGCCGGTCGGGTCGGACCCGTGCGCTGCTGCGCGGTTGGAGCCCGGCGGTTGCTCGGCCATGGCCTCGGCCGTGCTTGGAGAGCAGCAGGGGATACAGGCCACCGCGGATTCCGACGCCGTCGACATGGCCGTGGCTGCCAGCGGCTGGGCTAGGTAGGGGCGACGTGCGGGTCATcccagaggagaaggaaagaaaaaTGGGAGGAGGATGGCGGGGCAGCGGTGGTCGTCGGCGTGCTTGTAAGCTGCGGCGAGGTCACCGGCCCTCCGCCCAGCGCGTCGCTCCAGCGTCGCCGGCCAAGCAGCGCGGCGGAGGCCATGAACCCGACGCCCAGTGCGCCTCTGCCCGAGGGGTGGGGGCTGATTGCTTTTCTGTTTTAGATCAAGGGGTGTGGGTGTAAATTTTTTGCTCTTACAATCTGACCCCACTTGTCAGAAAGTGATCAAACGGGCCGGATCACCTCATCAGTGCTATTTGCAACAAGTTTACCGAATCCGCGGTGCGTTCTACAAATAATTAGGGACTAGGTAGTTTTCCGCAAAGCTAaccccaaatgtggtggttttctgcaattcactccTACAACACGGCAGGGGGTTCCACTAAATCAGATTTTGAATTTCTTTTTTCCTGGCTACGATGACATGTAAGAAGATCAGCTGTGGCCTGTGGCTCTGGTTGTCAAATGTAATTATGTAATACATGACCGCGGCGATTTCTTAGCAGCAAAGTGGAAAAAAGAACTATTTATCTATGTCTTCGCGCACTTTGCGGGTGCACAATCTTGAAGGGGAGAATATGACGGACTCTCCCACAACAATGCCAATTATGCAGCTGGAAACTCAACCATCTATTTGAATGATGTTGGTGTAAACTAAACAGTGTTTTAATAAATCCATGAAGAAATTGGAGACCAATGGTTTTATGGATCTatcatatgcaaaagaaaaaatgtaTGCAGGCTAGCTTCTCAGTGACAATGCTCATCCACAAAATGTATGTTACTCACTGCAACAAAATTTATGTTACTGCTAGCAGAATAAAATGCAAAGTTTCTCTAAAAATGTTTCTCAACAAGAAAAGGGCATTCTTTTGTCACCTCTCACAAACTTATTTGTATCCAGAATTTATCAAGAGTAATGAAGAAACAAATAAACTGATGTGACATTTCAAACTTATTTGTAGTTGCTCTGCACAGCAAGCAAGGCAGTTTGTACAAAGCATTTATATTGGGTTGGTACAGTTACAACCATAACTTTTACAGATTAGTGCAGCACTCCATGATACATAGATATACATGCACATATACATACATAATTTATCGTACCACCCATTGTATATACCTCACACATCGTCTTCCCAGACACCACAGACATTTCCACTGGTAAGAGTCCTCCACATGGATGTGCCCTTCATCGCAGAAAAGCGGCCTCGAGGGCATCTGCAGGCCATTGGTCCCAGCCTCCAAAATCTCAATGACCTCGCACATCGTTGGCCAATCACAAGACATCATCTGAATGCACCATAATCTGACAATGCATAGCTTCTTCTCCAGGTCGTGCATGTCAGCAGCAACAGGTGGTATCTATTCGCCCGCTTCTTCTTGAGTCAGCCTGTCGTACACCCATGTTGCTTAAATTAATGACTGCATTCGATGAATTCACGATAAAATCAAGGAGCTGAACTATCCTCTGTTATTGAGTTTTTTGGGGGTTCTTACATGTCGCATCGGAATCGGAATGTATGTAAGTTAGCTTCTCAGTGATGTTGATAGAATGTTCATCCATAATGTAAAGTTCCTCTGTTTTTCTGAGAAAAGGAACACAAAGTTATCTAAACAaatacttcctctgtaaactaatataagagcgtttagatcactaaagtagtgatctaaatgctcttatattagtttacggagggagtatttgtttctACAACAAGGAATAGAGGTGCTCTTCTCTTTTTCTTATAAGTCCCATCACAGGGGGGAAATATCCTTCCAAGGAATCAGCCGAGTGGTTCAGACATATATTTCGACCGAAATTTGTATATAAGAGTAATAAGTAAATAAACAGTCATATATGTTTCCACAATAATACGTGCATGACCAGGAAGGCAGTTTGTGACAGGGACTTCTACTTGCTAGTAGCTTCAGTCACAGGACCACCATATTCAGCATTGCTGGAGCTGGACTTTTCTGCCCCATCTACTGGGTAACTGACAGTGTCCACACATTCTTCAGACATTGCAACACGTTGCTAGAATTTCCACACTGCGACGACACCCCTTGTGGCACACACACACAAGTACCGTTTGACAGGACTATATTGCACCAAGTCTATGCATCCACTACAACACGGCAGGGGTTCCATTAAATCAGAGTTGGAATTATTATTTTTCCTGCCTACGATCGAAGACAACATGTAAGAAGATCAGCTGTGGCCTGTGCCTCTGTTCTTGATTGCATTATCTAATTCCATGACCGCGACGATTTCTTAGCGGCAAAGAGGAAAAAGAACTATCTATCTATGTCTTCGTGCACTTGAGGGTGCACAATCCTGAAGGGGAGAATATGAGGGACTAAATCGGGAATGATGTTGCTATAAACTAAAACTGCGTTTCAACAAAGTCTTGATGAAACCGGAGACCAATGGTTTTATGGATCTACCGTATGCAAAAGGAAAAACGTATGTAAGCTAGCTTCCCAGTGACTGCCGGCAGAATGAAATATACATTTTATTAATCCATAAAATGTATGTTACTGCTAGCAGAATGAAATAAAAAAAATCTCTGAAAATGTTTCTCAACAAGAAAAAGGCGTTCTTTTGACACCTCTCACAAACTTATTTGTATAGAGAGGTTATTGTTCAAGAAATAAACAAACAcaccacccgcaaaaaaaaagagtaaTGAACAAAAAAATAGATTGATGCAAGATTTAGAACTTATTTAAAGTTGCCCTGCACAGCAAGCAAGGTAGTTTGTAAAAGCATTTATACTGGGTTGGCACTGTTACAACAATAACTtttactccatccgttccaaaatatcaGAATTTGTGTGAACAGTGTCAAACATAATCAGGTTTGACTAAATCAAACCTAGAACTTCAAATATGTTGGAACAAAAGACTTTTTCTTACTCTTCTGCCGGATCTGCTGGGTAACAACAGTGTCCACACATTCTCCAGGCATGGCGATGTCAGTGTTGCTGGAATTTCcacgcggcgccccttgttgcacgCACAAGCGGCATTTGACAGGACAACACGGCACAGGGTTCCATCAAATCAACCACTAGATCAACTGTATTTCCATGACCGCGACGATTTCTTAGCTGCAAAGAAAAAAAACAACTACAGGTTTGTGTGCTTGGCGGTGCTCAGACCCGAAGGAGGGAATATGGCAGGCTATGCAAACAGCGCAAACATGTGTCTACTTTCTGTTGTCTGGCCAGTTTCTTTGCCATGCACAACTTTGTTCATGAGAGATTGGTCAACCTGCAGGAGAGATGTTGTAAACTAAAACTGTATTTCAATGAACAAGGTGATGAAATTGGGGATCTAACTTGAGCTTCTGTATCCAGCAAATAAAAAAAAACTTTTCTTATCCAATCTTTAATGTGGCTGCAGTTAAGTAAATCAATGGTGTTATGGATCTatcatatgcaaaataaaaaatgtATGCAAGTTAGCTTCTCAGTGATAATGCTCATCCATGATGTATGTTACAGTCAGCAAATAAAAAAAAACTTATTTGTATCAAGAATTTACTGTCCAAGCAATATTTTTCGTCAGAATTTATCGAGAGTAATGAACAAACAAATAGATGGATATAAGATTTAAAACTTATTCAAGTTGCCTCTCACAAACGTATTCATGTTCATCCATAAAATGTACTGTACTATGTTACTGCTAGGAGTGCTAGCAGAATGAATAAAAGAAATTCTCCGAAAATATTTCTCAACAAGAAAAAGGAGTTCTTTTGTCACCTCTCACAAACTTatttgtatagagagtttattgttcAAGCAATATTTTCCCTTAGAATTTGTATCGAGAGCAATGAACAAACAAATAGATTGATGTAAGATTTAAAACTTATTTAAAGTTGCCATGCAAAGCAAGCAAGGCAGCTTGTACAAAGCATTTATACTGGGTCGGTACAATTACAACTATAACTTTGGCTCCCGCTGTTCAAAAATATTTGATGTAACTATATAGAAAAAATTGCTAATTTCTAtgttatgatgaatctaatgaagTTAATTTTGTGTTttagatgttggtatatttttctaCATACTTGGTCAAACTTAAAGAGGTTTAACTTAAGACAAACCTAGAACTTCCAATATGTTGGAACAGAGTCTGTTTCAGTCCCAGCATATTGGAGGACCATACATCAGAATCGCTGGAGTTGGAACAAAAGACTTTGCTTACTCTTCTGCCCCATCTGCTGGGTAACAACAgtgcccacatattccatctctaggcTGTCAATGTCATTGTTGCTGGAATTTCCACACGGCGCCCCTTGTTCCACGCACAAGTGGCATTTGACAGGACTGGGTTGCAGCAAGTATATGCAACCACAACAACACGGCATAGTGTTCCATTAAATCAACCATATAGTAGATCAGCAATATTTCCATGACCGTGACAATTTTTTAGCTGCAAAAAAGAAAAACAACCATATGTTCGCGTGCTTGGCGGTGCGCAGACCTGAAGGAGGGaatatgacaggctatgcaacaattCAAATATGTGTGAATTTCTGTTGCCTAGCTAGTTTCTTTGGCATGCTCAACTTTGTTCATTAGAGATTGGTCAACCTGCAGGAGAGATGTTGCTGTAATCTAAAACTGTATTTCAATGAACAAGGTGATGAAATTGGGGAGCTGAGTCCGTTTCaagaaaaaataaaaattggggagcTGAGTTGTGCCTCTGTTATccagcaaaacaaaaacaaaaaacttgCCTTATCTGTCCCACCGGAATCAGAACGTTTATCAGCGACAATGCTCATCCATAATGCATGTTACTGACAGCAAAATGAAATACATTTTTTCTCTAAAAATGTTTCTCAACAAGAAAAAGGCGGCCTTTTGTCACCTCTCACAAACTTATTTGTATCAAGAATCTACTCTTGAAGCAACATTTTCCATCAGAATTTATCGAGAGTAATGAACAAACAAATAGATGGATGTAAGATTTCAAACTTATTTGAGGTTCCTCTGCACAGCAAGCAAGGCAGTTTGTACAAAGCATTTATACTGGGTTCGTACTGTTACAACCATAACTTTTACAGATAAGTGCATCACTCCATGATACATACATATAAATACATAATTTATTGCAGCACACATCGTATATATATACATCACACATCATCTTCCTCTGACACCGCGGTCAAGTCTTCCTCTGAGACCGCCCTCAGCTCAGAAGTGAACTGGTAAGAGTCCTCCACATGGATGTGCCCTTCGTCACAGAAAAACGGCCTCGAAGGCATCTGCAGGCCATCAGCCCCAGCCTCCAGAATCTCAATAACCTCGCTCATCGTTGGCCGATCACGAGACCTCATCTGAATACACCATAGTCCGACAACACACAACTTCTTCTCTAGCTCGTGCATGTCGGCAGCAACTGGAGATATCTCGCCCGCTTCTTCCTGAGTCAGCTGGTCGTACACCCATGATGGGTAGTACGCCTGGCTTGAGGACCCCATGTTTGGATCAGCATTCCTTCTCCCGCCGGCCATCTCCAGCAGCAGCATCCCAAAGCTGTACACGTCAGA encodes:
- the LOC119315978 gene encoding disease resistance protein RPM1-like, whose amino-acid sequence is MAEAVVGVVVATLGAALASEAASFGWSLVAKEAAALRDVFGKIRASKAELESMQAYLHEAERFKDTDKTTSIFVGEIRNLAIQIEDVADEFTYKLEDCKHGGFACKARKQLKHIKTWYRLAAKFQEIEAKLEDANRRKKYYTVRSSPATRSVSQSQALHFTRDEDLVGIEENKGKLVEWLIPGSGDGDDLEQSSSKVTTVWGMPGVGKTTLVDHVYNTVKLDFDAAAWVTVSESYSPEDLLKKIATEFRIAVDVANIEMRVLAKSIHNHLQGKKYILVMDDVWDAHAWLEIRKVFPTSNCTCRFVITSRKYEVSCLATGDHTIHLEPLKAHHSWVLFCKGAFWNDVDQQCPPELQELASKFLAKCQGLPIAIACIGRLLSCKPRTPAEWENVYRGLDSQLTKDVMPDCHMILKVSLEDLPYDLKNCFLYCALLPEDYVLRRKVTTRQWIAAGFIRGKEENNKLEEVAEGYLTELVNRSLLKVVERNHLGRLKHCRMHDVIRLVALNKAKEERFGEVYNGSSAGAFSVEGARRITVLGENLEQLSRSGATHLRVLHVFGTYINTDLLKPILTSSKLMSTLDLQGTRIKMLPSEVFNLFNLRYLGIRDTEIESLPEEVGRLQNLEVLDASRSKLTYFPNNVVRLQKLRYLMASIDGGHDRLEIGNISVVKVPSGMQHLARLRSLKFVKASSEFLREVAALTELRSFSVSNVRSEQTSDLSNAISRMSHLIHLEIVAATENEVLRLEGLHLPPTLSWLGIAGQLEKTSTPQLFSSWSHLNNLTRLDLAFSNIDEDNFSYLCVLSGLHFLSLAKAFGGKRLDFHAGSFPELTNLYILGATQLSQVKIEEGAMQNLTHLWLRYCPELKFRPCGIEHLRALEELFLTDTYQRFR